The following DNA comes from Kaistia sp. 32K.
GCCATCCGTCGTGAAGGTGCTGTGGTGTTCATTCTCGAGGTCGCGGTAGAAGCCGCGCAGTTTCTTCCACTTCATCACAGCCAAGGCCGCGTTGAGCATGTTGAGGTCGGCGACCTGGATGTTGGTAGCGTAGACAGCATCAGCCGGTGCGCTATGGAAGGAGATGCGCCCGTTATGGACGTGATTGCGCTTGGCGGGCGTGCTAGCGGTGACGCGGAGAATGCCGCCGAGCGAGCCGTCGACCAGTTCGAGGCCCATCCCGACGTCGATGAAAGGGACGCCCATCGCTTCGAGCTTGGCGATCACCGTCCGCTTCGCGTCACCTGCATCCATCGAGAGAAATGCGAAAGTGATGCCTTCCAGCAGGTGCACATTGTTTGCGTCGATGTCGACGGCATGGGGGACGATCCCCTTGTGCATGCGCGAATAGATCGAGGCGAAATACTCCACCTTCGGCGCTGCCGTCCGCAACTGGTCGATAGAAGGTGCCCCAGGCGCACGGAATGCGTTGTGCTGCAGGAAGGTGTCGCTATCGAACAGGTGAATCTGGTCGACAGGTGCCTTTGCCGTTTGGTCCAGGATGTAGCCCCCTGTTCCGCCGAGCCCGATGATGCCGATCTTCTCGCCTTCGAGACGTTCGGCGAGGGCACCGATACCAGCACGGTCCGAGGCGGTCTCGGTATAGTGGAATACCGAGGTCGCCTGATCTTCAGGAACTTGGAAGACGCGCGGGCTCAGGCCCGGCTGCAGAACCGCTGCAGGGCCGGCGAGGATGCTCGCATAGGCGGTCATCTTCTTATAGTAGTCCGGGTACCCTTCAGATGGCTTGCTAGAAAAGGAGTGACGTGATGTTAGACCATGGCCCAGTTCCGACGTCACGCTCTGGTGCATGATTGCGGAAATGGGGCTGCCATCGGCGTGGCACGGATACTCGCCATCGAAAAACATCACGTGCGTGTCGGGTGGACAGGTCCGATCCCCAGCCATTGTAAGGCTGGAGATCAACTTGCCCATTTTCACTTGGCGGGAAGCGTTAACGTAGGGCACCTGGTCCATGACCAGATAGCCCCCGCGTTGCACCACGACATAGCCTTCGTCGCGGAGCTGCTTGAGATCGGGATTAAGACTGAACAGTGCGGGTGACATTGAACGTCGTTCCTTTCTTGACGGTGACGACACCGCCGATGCCGAGCTCACCCTGGTGGGGCTTGGACTTTGCATGGCGGTAGGTCATCGAGAACACGACATTGGCTTCCGGGGCGCCCGGAAAGGCCAGCTGCACGACCTGCTCGAAAGTCACGTCCGGACCGGCGACGATGCGCTGGCGGGCATTAACGATAATCTCGATCTGCTGACGCGGCTTGGGAGCGGTGATAAAGTGCTCGATGCCAGGCTCGTCAAGATCGATGAGATCTTCGGTCTCGATCAGGCGGTCGGTGCCACCCGGCACCTCAAGGAAAACAGCTTCATCGGCACCGACCTCCGCCAGGGCA
Coding sequences within:
- a CDS encoding ThiF family adenylyltransferase — protein: MSPALFSLNPDLKQLRDEGYVVVQRGGYLVMDQVPYVNASRQVKMGKLISSLTMAGDRTCPPDTHVMFFDGEYPCHADGSPISAIMHQSVTSELGHGLTSRHSFSSKPSEGYPDYYKKMTAYASILAGPAAVLQPGLSPRVFQVPEDQATSVFHYTETASDRAGIGALAERLEGEKIGIIGLGGTGGYILDQTAKAPVDQIHLFDSDTFLQHNAFRAPGAPSIDQLRTAAPKVEYFASIYSRMHKGIVPHAVDIDANNVHLLEGITFAFLSMDAGDAKRTVIAKLEAMGVPFIDVGMGLELVDGSLGGILRVTASTPAKRNHVHNGRISFHSAPADAVYATNIQVADLNMLNAALAVMKWKKLRGFYRDLENEHHSTFTTDGNMLLNEDRQ